From the Cydia pomonella isolate Wapato2018A chromosome 23, ilCydPomo1, whole genome shotgun sequence genome, one window contains:
- the LOC133530649 gene encoding ATP-binding cassette sub-family D member 1, with protein sequence MPAILTKIREQASRVQPSIAVGVGVGVALAACALYGTRERKQAPCNNNNNNYKIAKNGQLHSVQNGSNGQTCGGRCGADQCALCRGDVDTDNKQNIEDAEEPAPEEKHVPGLNLEFLRQMVSLAKIMVPGIRSHEVALLTGHTLCLFTRTLLSIYVAALEGSIMKHIVQKDLKKFAALLLQWFGIAIPATFINSMIRYLESRLALAFRTRLVNHAYDLYFKNQTYYRVANLDARIENADHRLTEDVSVFAQSVAHLYGSLTKPCFDLLLIVLTLASYSSKMKGNIFIGPGFATVVICMTGQVLRMLSPRFGALAGEEARMKANLRHVHASIIAHAEEVAFYGGHKVELGQLQSAYKQLVAQMTGVFNKKLWYVMLEQFCMKYVWSGTGMVMLALPILTGTKGDGSASEGISARTEYMTTSRHLLNSAADAIERLMSSYKEVVTLAGYAERVSDMLDVFGEVARGECVRNVHVSASKDNPNAFQVTFRDKRPVPQGKISYTNDLSIRLRNVPIVTPACDVVASGVSLDIAPGTHLLIVGPNGCGKSSLFRIISGLWPVHGGSLAVPRPCACAHCADDAPPTGHCSSRPIMFYIPQRPYMSMGSLMDQVTYPTRVAADDEEAFSRAAHILQVVRLDACAARHGGLRAVRDWRATLSGGEKQRMAMARMFYHRPVYALLDECTSAVSMETEVVMYEEAVKEGITLLSITHRPSVWKYHTHVLEFDGAGSWSFRPLEKDAPAITPSITPSLPPPTSTQSDSD encoded by the exons atgccGGCCATACTGACCAAGATACGGGAGCAGGCGTCGAGGGTGCAGCCGTCGATCGCTGTCGGCGTCGGTGTAGGCGTGGCTTTAGCTGCGTGTGCGCTGTACGGCACGAGGGAGAGGAAGCAAGCTCCttgtaataacaataataataattataag ATTGCAAAAAATGGCCAGTTACATTCAGTTCAGAACGGGTCCAACGGACAGACGTGCGGCGGGCGCTGCGGTGCCGACCAGTGCGCCCTCTGTCGGGGAGACGTCGACACAGACAACAAACAGAATATC GAAGACGCCGAGGAACCAGCCCCCGAAGAAAAGCATGTCCCCGGACTTAACCTAGAGTTCCTCCGACAAATGGTCTCACTGGCTAAAATCATGGTGCCAGGGATCCGTAGCCATGAAGTAGCCTTGCTGACTGGACACACGCTGTGCTTGTTCACTAGGACGCTCCTATCCATCTATGTGGCAGCTTTAGAGGGGTCTATAA TGAAACACATAGTCCAAAAGGATCTCAAGAAATTCGCAGCCCTTCTCCTCCAATGGTTCGGTATCGCCATCCCAGCGACTTTCATCAACTCCATGATTAGATACCTTGAGAGCAGACTAGCCCTGGCATTCAGGACGAGACTGGTGAATCACGCCTATGACCTGTATTTCAAGAACCAAACGTACTATAGGGTGGCTAACTTGGATGCTAGGATTGAGAACGCTGATCATAG ATTAACAGAAGACGTGTCAGTATTCGCGCAGTCTGTTGCGCACCTATACGGGTCACTGACGAAGCCCTGCTTTGACCTGCTCCTCATAGTGTTGACCCTGGCCAGCTATTCAAGCAAAATGAAGGGCAACATCTTCATTG GACCCGGTTTTGCCACAGTGGTCATCTGCATGACCGGCCAAGTACTACGGATGCTGTCACCTCGCTTCGGGGCTCTGGCTGGAGAAGAAGCTCGCATGAAGGCCAATCTCCGACACGTGCATGCTTCTATTATAGCTCATGCCGAAGAGGTCGCATTCTACGGTGGACACAAG GTCGAACTAGGTCAACTCCAATCCGCCTACAAACAACTAGTTGCCCAAATGACAGGCGTGTTCAACAAAAAGCTGTGGTACGTGATGCTGGAGCAGTTCTGCATGAAGTACGTGTGGAGCGGTACCGGCATGGTTATGCTGGCGCTGCCCATCCTCACCGGTACCAAGGGGGACG GGTCGGCGAGCGAAGGCATCAGTGCACGAACAGAATATATGACTACTTCTAGACATTTGCTGAATTCTGCAGCGGACGCTATTGAAAGACTTATGTCTAGTTACAAG GAAGTAGTAACGCTGGCCGGCTACGCCGAACGCGTGTCCGACATGTTGGACGTGTTCGGCGAGGTGGCGCGCGGGGAGTGCGTCCGGAACGTGCACGTGTCCGCCTCCAAGGACAACCCTAACGCGTTCCAGGTCACCTTCAGGGACAAGCGGCCGGTGCCGCAAG GAAAAATATCGTACACGAACGACCTGTCGATCCGACTCCGCAACGTGCCCATAGTGACCCCAGCGTGCGACGTCGTGGCGAGCGGCGTGTCGCTGGACATCGCGCCAGGGACACATCTGCTCATAGTGGGGCCCAACGGCTGTGGCAAGTCCAG CCTGTTCCGCATCATCTCCGGCCTGTGGCCGGTGCACGGCGGCTCGCTGGCCGTGCCGCGGCCGTGCGCGTGCGCGCACTGCGCCGACGACGCGCCGCCCACCGGCCACTGCTCGTCCCGCCCCATCATGTTCTACATCCCGCAGCG ACCTTACATGTCAATGGGCTCGCTCATGGACCAGGTGACGTACCCGACGCGCGTGGCGGCCGACGACGAGGAGGCGTTCTCGCGCGCGGCGCACATCCTGCAGGTGGTGCGGCTGGACGCGTGCGCCGCGCGCCACGGCGGCCTGCGCGCCGTGCGGGACTGGCGCGCCACGCTCAGCGGCGGGGAGAAGCAGAGGATGGCCATGGCGAGGATGTTCTACCACAG ACCCGTATACGCTCTGCTCGACGAATGTACGAGCGCCGTTTCCATGGAAACCGAGGTCGTCATGTACGAAGAGGCGGTGAAGGAGGGCATTACTCTCCTCTCTATCACACACAGGCCCAGCGTATG GAAATACCACACGCACGTCCTTGAATTCGACGGAGCCGGCAGCTGGTCCTTCCGGCCTCTCGAAAAAGACGCGCCCGCCATCACCCCCTCCATCACCCCCTCCCTGCCCCCTCCCACCTCCACACAGAGCGACAGTGATTAG